In Rhodospirillum rubrum ATCC 11170, a genomic segment contains:
- the puhA gene encoding photosynthetic reaction center subunit H translates to MNKGDITGYMDVAQVVLYAFWIFFAGLIIYLRREDRREGYPLEDAISGKINSLQGLGSVFSIARPKIFKLKTGATYAAPNFKRDAVAIKATRTAPTAGAPFEPTGNPMTDAVGPAAYALRDELPDLTLGGQPAIVPLRVAPTFSVAAEDTDPRGLPVVDRKGAVAGKVTDLWIDRASIAIRYLEVELAATPGRKVLLPFAATRINAKTKSKTVTVQSILARHFANVPTIAKTDSITRREEDKVMAYYSSGYLYSDRV, encoded by the coding sequence ATGAATAAAGGCGACATTACCGGCTACATGGACGTTGCCCAGGTCGTTCTTTACGCGTTCTGGATCTTCTTTGCCGGCTTGATCATCTATTTGCGCCGGGAAGACCGCCGCGAAGGATATCCGCTGGAAGATGCCATCAGCGGCAAGATCAACTCCCTGCAGGGATTGGGCTCCGTTTTCAGCATCGCCCGTCCCAAGATCTTCAAGCTGAAGACCGGCGCCACCTATGCGGCCCCGAACTTCAAGCGCGATGCCGTCGCGATCAAAGCCACGCGCACCGCGCCGACCGCCGGCGCTCCCTTCGAGCCCACCGGCAACCCGATGACCGACGCCGTCGGTCCGGCCGCTTACGCGCTGCGTGACGAGCTGCCCGATCTGACCCTCGGTGGTCAGCCGGCCATCGTTCCGCTGCGTGTGGCCCCGACCTTCTCGGTCGCCGCCGAAGACACCGATCCGCGCGGCCTGCCCGTCGTCGACCGCAAGGGCGCGGTCGCCGGCAAGGTCACCGACCTGTGGATCGACCGTGCCAGCATCGCCATCCGTTATCTGGAAGTCGAGCTGGCCGCCACCCCGGGCCGCAAGGTTCTGCTGCCCTTCGCCGCCACGCGCATCAACGCCAAGACCAAGTCCAAGACGGTCACGGTGCAGTCGATTCTGGCCCGTCATTTTGCTAACGTTCCGACGATCGCCAAGACCGACAGCATCACCCGTCGTGAAGAAGACAAGGTCATGGCCTATTATTCCAGCGGTTACCTGTATTCCGACCGCGTGTAA
- a CDS encoding BCD family MFS transporter: MRGLNASLARRWLSVAPRFLPFADAATKELPLGRLLRLSLFQVTVGMAGVLLTGTLNRVMIVELGVPTWLVAVMVALPILFAPFRVLIGFRSDTHRSVLGWRRVPYIWMGTLLQFGGFAVMPFALFVLAGDTAAPLPPVVGELCAGVAFLLVGAGIHTTQTAGLALATDLAPEASRPRVVALLYVMLLIGMTVSSFGLGALLEDFSPLRLIQVVQGAAALTLVLNLVALWKQEARQPALTRPDAPRPSFSQRWGAFSTRGRPARLLCVVGLGTAGFTMQDILLEPYGGEILHLSVGATTMLTAMMATGTLVGFALAARALGRGAEPHRLAAYGLLAGIAAFCAVIFSGPLGSPVLFRAGSLLIGFGSGLFSVGTLTAAMALADETVSGMALGAWGAVQATATGAAVALGGGLRDGVSSLAAHGLLGEALTTAHTGYGFVYLVEVVLLFTTLAIIGPLVRTAGHRASQSSEGRFGLAEFPG; the protein is encoded by the coding sequence ATGCGCGGATTGAACGCTTCCCTGGCGCGGCGATGGCTAAGCGTCGCGCCCCGGTTTCTGCCCTTCGCCGATGCGGCAACCAAGGAATTGCCGCTGGGTCGTTTGCTGCGCCTGTCGCTGTTCCAGGTGACGGTGGGCATGGCCGGCGTGCTGCTGACCGGAACCCTGAACCGGGTGATGATCGTCGAGCTGGGGGTTCCCACCTGGCTGGTCGCCGTCATGGTCGCCTTGCCGATTTTGTTCGCCCCCTTCCGGGTGTTGATCGGCTTCCGCTCCGACACCCATCGCTCGGTGCTGGGCTGGCGACGGGTGCCTTATATCTGGATGGGCACGCTGCTGCAGTTCGGCGGCTTCGCGGTCATGCCCTTCGCCCTGTTCGTCCTGGCCGGGGACACCGCCGCGCCGCTGCCGCCCGTGGTTGGCGAGCTGTGCGCCGGCGTCGCCTTTTTGCTGGTCGGGGCGGGCATCCACACCACCCAGACCGCCGGTCTGGCCCTGGCCACCGATCTGGCCCCGGAAGCCAGCCGCCCGCGCGTCGTCGCCCTGCTCTACGTCATGCTGTTGATCGGCATGACGGTCAGCAGCTTCGGCCTGGGCGCCTTGCTTGAGGATTTCAGTCCGCTGCGGCTGATCCAGGTGGTCCAGGGGGCGGCCGCGCTCACCTTGGTGCTCAATCTGGTCGCGCTGTGGAAGCAGGAGGCCCGCCAGCCCGCGCTGACCCGGCCCGATGCCCCGCGCCCGTCGTTTTCCCAGCGCTGGGGGGCCTTTTCGACCCGGGGGCGGCCGGCCCGGCTGCTCTGCGTGGTCGGCCTGGGCACCGCCGGCTTCACCATGCAGGACATCCTGCTTGAACCCTATGGCGGCGAGATCCTTCATCTCAGCGTCGGGGCGACGACCATGCTGACGGCGATGATGGCCACGGGAACGCTCGTCGGCTTCGCCTTGGCGGCCCGCGCCCTTGGACGCGGCGCCGAACCCCACCGGCTGGCGGCTTACGGGCTGCTCGCCGGGATCGCCGCCTTTTGCGCGGTGATCTTCTCGGGCCCTTTGGGCTCTCCGGTGCTGTTTCGCGCCGGCAGTCTTCTTATCGGCTTCGGCAGCGGCCTGTTTTCGGTGGGCACGCTGACCGCGGCGATGGCGCTGGCCGATGAAACGGTCAGCGGAATGGCGCTCGGCGCTTGGGGCGCCGTGCAGGCCACCGCGACCGGCGCGGCCGTTGCCCTTGGCGGCGGCTTGCGCGATGGCGTTTCCTCGTTGGCGGCCCATGGCCTGCTCGGCGAGGCCTTAACCACGGCCCATACGGGCTATGGTTTCGTTTATCTGGTAGAAGTTGTTTTGTTATTTACAACCTTGGCCATCATCGGCCCGCTCGTTCGTACGGCCGGACACCGCGCGTCCCAGTCTTCGGAAGGACGTTTCGGTTTGGCCGAGTTCCCAGGATAG